The following coding sequences lie in one Rutidosis leptorrhynchoides isolate AG116_Rl617_1_P2 chromosome 6, CSIRO_AGI_Rlap_v1, whole genome shotgun sequence genomic window:
- the LOC139855131 gene encoding uncharacterized protein, whose product MEFELQAENGNGPDLEKWRDIRKKWLDKERTKSDMLKQKASYRWIIEGDENTRFFHSVIKRNYNKNNIRGLTINGVWNDSPNEIKAEAFRHFSSIFKEPNVDRPSLEDLSYPTLSLKKQMHSKLDLMKKKPLMQFLIVEAIKPRAPMSSKQKSVLFKVDFEKAFDCLNWEFLMEVMKSMGFGDKWRKWIHACLSSASISVLINGSPTNEFKVSRGVRQGDPLSPFLFILAAEGLNILSKAITDSGVFKGVEIGRDKILLSHLQYADDTVFLGKWSRENIYSIRNLLKCFELASGLKVNFQKSCIYGIGVDFAEVTHVANRIGCQVGKFPFTYLGLTIGSKMNKLSDWNPVVEKIKKRLSSWRMRSMSFGGRMVLIKSVLFSLPLYYFSLFRAPHCVLKSLERLCRSFFWGGSDLGSKMSWVLLSRKLVMEALTLFWDDVWIGDTKLSSRFPRLYHLENCKTAIVRDRVSFGPTCPIFEGNWTRQPSHRSADDLVTLSTLVLGYGPCTGGHDCWRWCLSSSGIFTVNKLTKLIEERTQSAPVGSIETLRNNLIPKKLEIFVWRALKRRLPC is encoded by the exons ATGGAATTCGAATTACAGGCCGAAAATGGGAACGGGCCTGACTTGGAGAAATGGAGAGATATTCGAAAAAAATGGTTAGACAAAGAAAGAACCAAAAGTGATATGTTAAAGCAAAAGGCAAGTTACCGTTGGATCATTGAAGGGGATGAAAATACTAGATTTTTCCACTCGGTCATCAAAAGAaactataataaaaataacattcgTGGTTTAACGATAAATGGCGTTTGGAACGATTCCCCAAATGAGATTAAAGCCGAAGCTTTCAGGCATTTTAGTAGCATCTTCAAGGAGCCGAATGTTGATAGACCGAGTCTTGAAGATTTATCATATCCGACTTTATCACTGAAGAAGCAAATGCACTCGAAACTCGATTTGATGAAAAAGAAACCCTTGATGCAATTCTTGATTGTGGAAGCAATAAAGCCCCGGGCCCCGATG TCATCGAAACAAAAAAGTGTTCTCTTTAAAGTGGATTTTGAAAAGGCTTTCGATTGTCTTAACTGGGAGTTTCTTATGGAGGTAATGAAAAGTATGGGGTTTGGAGATAAATGGAGAAAATGGATTCACGCATGTTTGAGTTCGGCTTCTATTTCGGTTCTGATCAATGGTTCACCGACGAATGAATTTAAAGTAAGTCGGGGTGTTCGTCAGGGTGACCCGCTCTCACCCTTTTTATTCATCTTAGCCGCCGAAGGCTTAAATATCTTATCGAAAGCGATTACGGATTCGGGAGTTTTCAAGGGTGTGGAAATAGGTCGTGATAAGATATTATTGTCTCATCTTCAATATGCCGATGACACGGTTTTTCTTGGTAAATGGAGTAGGGAGAACATCTATAGCATTCGAAATTTGCTTAAGTGTTTTGAATTAGCCTCGGGTTTAAAAGTTAATTTCCAAAAAAGTTGTATCTATGGCATTGGTGTTGACTTTGCGGAGGTCACTCATGTTGCAAATAGAATTGGTTGTCAAGTTGGAAAGTTTCCTTTTACTTATCTTGGTTTAACAATTGGCTCGAAAATGAATAAACTAAGTGATTGGAATCCGGTAGTCGAGAAAATTAAAAAACGGTTGTCGAGTTGGAGAATGAGATCGATGTCTTTTGGTGGAAGAATGGTCCTAATTAAGTCGGTTTTATTTAGTCTCCCATTGTACTACTTCTCACTCTTCCGTGCTCCGCATTGCGTGTTGAAATCTCTCGAGAGGTTATGTCGTTCTTTCTTTTGGGGCGGTTCGGATTTGGGGTCTAAAatgtcttgg GTTCTTTTATCAAGAAAATTGGTGATGGAAGCTCTAACACTTTTTTGGGACGATGTATGGATCGGGGACACTAAGCTTAGCTCAAGATTTCCAAGATTGTATCACCTCGAAAATTGCAAAACAGCTATTGTCCGTGATAGAGTCTCCTTCGGCCCAACATGCCCAATTTTCGAAGGGAATTGGACTCGGCAGCCCAGTCACAGGTCTGCAGATGATCTGGTTACTCTGTCCACTCTCGTCTTGGGTTATGGGCCTTGTACAGGAGGTCATGATTGTTGGAGGTGGTGTTTATCGAGTTCGGGTATCTTCACTGTCAACAAGCTCACGAAATTAATTGAGGAACGTACACAGTCGGCTCCCGTTGGAAGCATAGAGACATTGCGCAATAATCTTATTCCTAAAAAACTTGAAATTTTTGTTTGGCGGGCACTCAAAAGGAGGTTACCTTGTTAG